Within Serratia odorifera, the genomic segment CGGTAGAAGCGCTGGAAGGCACCGGTATTCCGGTTATCGCCGACGGCGGTATCCGTTTCTCCGGCGATATCGCCAAAGCCATCGCCGCGGGTGCTTCCTGCGTCATGGTGGGGTCGATGCTGGCCGGTACCGAAGAATCGCCGGGCGAAATCGAACTGTATCAGGGACGTTCGTTCAAGTCCTACCGTGGTATGGGCTCGCTGGGCGCGATGTCCAAAGGCTCTTCGGACCGTTACTTCCAGACCGACAACGCGGCGGACAAACTGGTGCCGGAAGGGATCGAAGGCCGCGTGGCCTACAAAGGCATGCTGAAAGCCATCGTACACCAGCAAATGGGCGGCCTGCGCTCCTGCATGGGGTTGACCGGCTGCGCCACCATCGACGAACTGCGTACCAAAGCGGAATTCGTGCGCATCAGCGGTGCCGGTATTCAGGAAAGCCATGTGCATGACGTGACCATTACCAAAGAGTCACCGAACTACCGTATGGGTTGATTCCACAGGCTGGCCCGGCATCACGCCGGGCCTCGCCGATGGCTATCGCCCTGACGATTTAGATTTTCTCCTTTTTCTCTGTTGCTGGAATTCGCCTCACATGACACAAAATATCCATAAGCATCGCATTCTTATTCTGGACTTCGGTTCGCAGTACACCCAATTGGTGGCTCGCCGCGTACGTGAAATCGGCGTTTACTGTGAGCTGTGGGCCTGGGACGTGACGGAAGAGCAGATCCGCGAATTCAATCCAAGCGGCATCATTCTGTCCGGCGGTCCGGAAAGCACCACCGAGCTGAACAGCCCGCGCGCGCCAGAATACGTGTTCACCGCCGGTGTACCGGTGCTGGGCGTGTGCTACGGCATGCAAACCATGGCGATGCAGCTGGGCGGCCACGTGCAAGGCTCCAGCGAGCGCGAGTTCGGCTATGCGCAGGTGGAAGTGACCACCCAGAGCGCCCTGATCCGTGATATCGAAGATGCCGTTAGCGCCAGCGGCAAGCCGCTGCTGGATGTATGGATGAGCCATGGCGACAAAGTGACTGCCATTCCGGCCGACTTTGTTACCGTTGCCAGCACCGATACCTGTCCGTTCGCCATTATGGCCAACGAAGAAAAACGTTTTTACGGCGTGCAGTTCCACCCGGAAGTGACGCACACCCGCCAGGGCCAGCGGATGCTGGAGCGCTTCGTGCTGGACATCTGTGGTTGTGAAGCGCTGTGGACGCCGGCCACCATCATCGAAGACGCGGTAGCGCGTATCCGTGAGCAGGTGGGCGAAGACCACGTGATCCTCGGCCTGTCCGGCGGTGTAGACTCCTCGGTGACCGCGATGCTGCTGCACCGCGCCATTGGCAAGCGCCTGACCTGCGTGTTCGTTGATAACGGCCTGCTGCGCCTGAACGAAGCCGATCAGGTGCTGGAAATGTTCGGCGATCATTTCGGTCTGAACATCGTGCACGTGCCTGCCGAAGAGCGCTTCCTGAGCGCGCTGGCCGGCGTGGATGAGCCGGAAGCCAAGCGCAAGATCATTGGCCGGGTGTTCGTCGAAGTATTCGACGAAGAAGCCTGCAAGCAGAGCGAAGTGAAGTGGCTGGCGCAAGGCACCATCTACCCGGATGTGATCGAATCCGCCGCCTCGGCCACCGGCAAGGCGCACGTGATCAAATCGCACCACAACGTGGGTGGCCTGCCAAAAGAGATGAAGCTGGGCCTGGTCGAGCCGCTGAAAGAACTGTTCAAGGACGAAGTACGCAAGATCGGTCTGGAGCTGGGTCTGCCGTACGACATGCTGTACCGTCACCCGTTCCCGGGGCCGGGCCTGGGCGTGCGCGTGCTGGGCGAAGTGAAGAAAGAGTACTGCGACCTGCTGCGCCGTGCCGACGCGATCTTTATCGAAGAGCTGCACAAAGCCGATCTGTACAACAAGGTCAGCCAGGCGTTCACCGTGTTCCTGCCGGTGCGTTCCGTTGGCGTGATGGGCGACGGCCGCAAGTATGACTGGGTAGTGTCGCTGCGTGCGGTAGAAACCATCGACTTTATGACCGCGCATTGGGCACACCTGCCGTACGAGTTCCTCGGCCGCGTTTCCAACCGCATCATCAACGAAGTCGACGGTATTTCTCGCGTGGTGTACGACATCAGCGGCAAGCCACCGGCGACCATCGAGTGGGAATGATTTAACGTCTGGCACCAGCCGGCACGTATAAGCCGTAAAACACCTCTAAGCCCGCATCACTGCGGGCTTTTTTGTTTTTGTATCTGGCACTTTCTGGCCGCTGTTAGCTACGGTTTATGCAAGGCAACAATTAATCGGCATTACTGACCCATGTGCCGAGTGTAATAGCAATAAAGAGCAATGGCGGCTGCCTGCTGGGGCGTTCAAAAGAACCGGCGCCAAGCATATCTGCGCCATTCCAGCAGGCGTTGGGCCAATCACCGACGTGCTTTTCCATCCGTTTGCCCAGCACGCTTTCATCCGGGGTGTAGTGACGAAAAGCCTGCGGGTTTGCTGTTTCCGGCGTTGCAAAACGCAGGCGGTCAGGTTGATCGAAAAAGGTTTGTATAATGAACTCCGTAATGCTGTCAGCGGAAAATAAAAAATGCGGCATCATCCTGTATTTTTCCGGCTGATTGCTCAATTACGTTATTTCACTCTGTGATTAAGATAATGCTCAAATGTGAACCATATCCCAAAAAGTACGATCATCTATTTAGTACGTTAATAACCCTACGAGGTGTTAACGTTTGTTAGACAGGTAACCAGAAATAAAAAAATATCGCTTTATCTGGTGCGTTCAACTACTGCGGATATTGCTAGTTAGCCGCCAGTCAGCACATTGGATAGATGACCTATACAAGACCTTTGTCACAACGCTCACGGAAATAAAAAAACATAATTAATAAATATAAAAACGTAATAGATCCCCGGATGTAATCTGTGTCAGAAAGTATTCCGCATTCACAAAATAGGCAGGAGATGTGATTAAAATGAGTGGAAACATAATGCAAAGTCGGCATGATGAGTACCATAAACTAACGCGTGGTGAACGCATTGGTTATGGCATGGGTGACTTTGCCCAAAACCTTGTTTTTGGCACCATCGGCGGTTTTCTTGCTCTTCACATGCTGACTGTTAATACCATCAGCACCGCCGCCGCCGGTTTTATATTTCTTTTTGTCAGAATCATCAATGTCTTTTGGGATCCGATGGTAGGGACTTTTGTTGACAAAAGGATTTCAGCAGCCGGAAAATATCGCCCATGGTTGTTAAGGGCAGGCATTCCACTCGTTATTCTTTCTGCTTTGCTTTTTGCCCCTATTCCTGAAGTCAGAGGCTCTGTTCCTTTCGCCTTTATCGTGTATTTGGCGCTGGATCTGGTTTATTCAGTTGTGAATATTCCTTATGGTTCCCTTAATGCTTCATTAACCAGAGATCCTGAATCTATTGATAAATTGACCAGTACGCGAATGATGCTGGCCAATAGCGCCAATCTTCTGGTCTATACGCTCTTCCCCATGTTCGTCCAAATGGCCGCGCCAAAAGATCGCAGCCTCAAAGATACCGGTTTTTTTGGACTTGAACTCAATTTGGGGAATTATACCGATCCATCAGCAAGTTACGCCTGGTTTGGCGTTTACTCGGTGTATATGGTTATCGGGGCTGTGGCACTTTTACTCTGTTATAAATTAACAAAGGAACGGGTGGTCGCGACGGTAGAACAATCTGCCAACGTAAAAGCCACTGATTTATTCCTTGAACTCAAAAACAATCGGCCGCTGGTTGTTCTCGGACTTTTTTTCATGCTGGCCTTTACCTTCATGTTTTTCATGAACACGGTTAATGGCTTTTTCAATCAGTATGTGGTCGGCCATTCAGAATGGATGGGCGCTGTTGGCCTGGTAGCCTCAATTCCAGGTATTGTATTCCCGATTTTCTGGCCACGACTGAAGAAAATATTTGGTAAAAAAGGCTTCTTCCACCTTTTCCTTGGCATGTTTATTGTGGGGGAGTTTTTGACGTACATTTGGTCACTTGATGGAATGCATGATGAGCTCTGGCTGGCTTATATCGCAACATTTATTAAGCAATGGGGCTTAACCTCGGCTACCGGCTTTATGTGGGCACTGGTGCCTGAAGTTATTGCTTATGGTGAATTAAAGTCAGGCAAGCGCAATGCCGCAATTATCAATGCCATTATGGGGCTGTTTTTCAAGATTGGCTTTACTATTGGCGGCGCGGTGCCACTTTGGCTGCTGGCGGTGTATGGCTTTAACGAAACCGGTGTAGAGCAACATGCAAATGCCATCGCCGGCATAAACATGACAGCGATTTGGATCCCGATAGTTTTAGCCTTTGTGTCGATGATCGTCATTCAGTTATATCCAATCTCAGATAAAAATATCACGGATATCAACCGTCGGCTTGATGAGATTCGTATATAGTTATAAGTTTCTTGATTTTTTTATAAATACGAACAAGTTGATTAAAAAAGGTAAATGCCATGTCAATCATTCAAAATCCTATATTGCCTGGATTCAATGCAGACCCCAGTATTATCCGTGTAGAGGATACTTACTATATCGCAAACTCGACATTTGAGTGGTTCCCAGGCGTTCGTTTGCATGAGTCAAAAGACCTGGAACACTGGAATCTTCTTCCTAGTCCATTGTCGACCACTGCTCTTTTAGATATGAAGGGCAATCCTTCATCAGGGGGGATTTGGGCTCCAGCGCTCTCCTATGCCGATGGCAAATTCTGGTTGGTTTATACCGATGTGAAAATCACCGAAGGTGCCTTTAAAGACATGACGAACTACCTGACCACCGCAACGGATATTCGTGGCCCATGGACCGATCCTATCAAACTTAATGGCGTCGGTTTTGATGCTTCACTGTTCCATGACGATGATGGCGGTAAATACTTGGTTCAACAAACCTGGGACCATCGAGAGTACCATCACCCGTTTAATGGCATTACATTAACCGAGCTTGATCCAAAGACACTGAAGTTAAAACCAGAAACCGCGCGTACCATTTATCGCGGCACTGCCGTTGCGCTGGTTGAGGGGCCACATCTCTACAAACTAAACGGGTATTACTATCTTTTTGCCGCTCAGGGAGGAACCGTATTTACCCACCAGGAGGTGGTTGCTCGTTCCAAAACCCTGGACGCCAACAGTTTTGAAACCGCGCCAGGAGAGGTTTTCCTGACCAACGTAGATACCCCTGACAGTTACATCCAAAAACAGGGGCATGGCAGTCTGGTGTCAACCCCGAATGGGGAATGGTATTACGTCTCACTCTGTGCGCGTCCCTGGAATCATGCTGGTGAGTCTGTCTACGATCCTCGTGGTTGGTCAACGCTTGGCAGAGAAACCTCGATCCAAAAAGTTATATGGGATGCAGACGACTGGCCACGCATTGTCGGGGGCCACGGTGGAAAAACCTTTGTCGAAGGGCCAAAGGACGCTATTTATACCCAAAGTGCGGAAGATCATAGTCAGCGGGATGAGTTTACCTCGTCAACGCTCGATCTTAACTGGAATACACTTCGTGTCCCGTTCAACGAAAAAATGGGGACAACGGGTGATGGTAAATTGACGCTTATAGGTCAAGGTTCTTTAGCGAATACTCATGACCTTTCGCTTATTGCCCGGCGTTGGCAAGCCTTTTATTTTGATGCGCAAGTCAAAGTGAAATTCAATCCGTTTAATTACCAGCAAATGGCGGGCTTAACCAATTATTATAACGATCGCCACTGGAGCTTTGTTTTCATTACCTGGAATGAAATTAATGGTTCGGTGATCGAAGTAGGCGAGAATAATCGTGGGAAATACACCTCCTACCTGAAAGATCAGGCAATCAATATACCAGATGGTACCGAATATGTCTGGTTCCGCACCAGGGTTAGAAAGGAAAGCTATTGTTATGAATATAGCTTTGATGGGGTGAGCTTCACTGAAATCCCTGTCAAATTGGATGCCGCAATTCTTTCAGATGATTATGTACTACAAAGTTACGGTGGGTTCTTTACCGGGGCATTCGTTGGCCTGGCGGTAGTCGACTACTCTGGTTATGCCGCCAGTGCAGAATTTTATAGTTTCGATTATCAGGAACTGGGTGACTCGTTAACGGCCAATGACGGCTATAGCTGGGAAGCAGGCGAATCGAGATTTAATTAAATACGATAGCGCGAACTCAGATAATAGGTGCAACGCCCGGCCATCAAGGGCGTTGCTGCTGATTGGCACTCACACGGTGCTAAAGCCGGCAGGCCGATGGCTACCCCGCCAGGCGCCGCACAAGCAAACTCCGCGGGTTGAACAAGATACAGGCGAGGCACGCCAGCTTGCGATCTTGATTATGTTGTACAGTCAGAATTATCTGGCGAACATCTTGCTGACGCGCGAATTAGCAGAATAAACCATTCACCATTATCAATATTTATATTTCATCACTCTGACTATGGAGACACTCATCACGCCAATTATTTAACTGTACCTCTGCGAAATAAAAATAAAATCAGCTTGTTTTGGTGGCATTGTTGCTATTTACACCAGAACAGGATGGTTATTTTCTAAGAAAATAATTAACTTGAGATAGCCATGAAAACTGTAAAAAAAATTCATTTAGCTATGGCGGTTATCACCGCGCTGTGCCCTGTTTCTGTCCTGGCGCAGGAATTCACTCAGGAACAGATTGACGCCATCGTGGCTAAAGCGGTCGATAAAGCACTGGCCGAACGGCAGGCGAAAATCACTGCCGCCGCCGATAAAAAGGTCGACGTGATTACCGACCCGCAAACCACTGCGGGTTCGCCGGATTTAGCGATTCCATTCGGCCTCAAATTCAGCGGCTACGCCCGTTATGGCGCCCACATCCAGACCGGCGATCAGAAATACGTCGGCGTTGACGGTTCCTATAACGGCGCCTCGGCGATCGGCCGTCTGGGTAACGAAAGCAACGGTGGCGAATTCCAGCTCAGCAAGGCCTTCAAAAGCAGCCAGGGGGCCATCTGGGATCTTAACGTCATGTTTGACCACTGGAGCGACGAAGTGAACCTGAAAAAGGCTTACGTCGGCGTTACCAACGTTCTCGAATCGAACCCGAATGCCTATATCTGGGCGGGGCGCGACTTCCACCAGCGTCCGCAGCAGGGGATCAACGACTACTTCTGGATGAACCACGACGGCCAGGGGGCGGGGGTGAAGAACTTCGATATTGGCGGCGTACTGTTTGACGTGGCGACGGTGTCGC encodes:
- the guaA gene encoding glutamine-hydrolyzing GMP synthase; amino-acid sequence: MTQNIHKHRILILDFGSQYTQLVARRVREIGVYCELWAWDVTEEQIREFNPSGIILSGGPESTTELNSPRAPEYVFTAGVPVLGVCYGMQTMAMQLGGHVQGSSEREFGYAQVEVTTQSALIRDIEDAVSASGKPLLDVWMSHGDKVTAIPADFVTVASTDTCPFAIMANEEKRFYGVQFHPEVTHTRQGQRMLERFVLDICGCEALWTPATIIEDAVARIREQVGEDHVILGLSGGVDSSVTAMLLHRAIGKRLTCVFVDNGLLRLNEADQVLEMFGDHFGLNIVHVPAEERFLSALAGVDEPEAKRKIIGRVFVEVFDEEACKQSEVKWLAQGTIYPDVIESAASATGKAHVIKSHHNVGGLPKEMKLGLVEPLKELFKDEVRKIGLELGLPYDMLYRHPFPGPGLGVRVLGEVKKEYCDLLRRADAIFIEELHKADLYNKVSQAFTVFLPVRSVGVMGDGRKYDWVVSLRAVETIDFMTAHWAHLPYEFLGRVSNRIINEVDGISRVVYDISGKPPATIEWE
- a CDS encoding MFS transporter yields the protein MQSRHDEYHKLTRGERIGYGMGDFAQNLVFGTIGGFLALHMLTVNTISTAAAGFIFLFVRIINVFWDPMVGTFVDKRISAAGKYRPWLLRAGIPLVILSALLFAPIPEVRGSVPFAFIVYLALDLVYSVVNIPYGSLNASLTRDPESIDKLTSTRMMLANSANLLVYTLFPMFVQMAAPKDRSLKDTGFFGLELNLGNYTDPSASYAWFGVYSVYMVIGAVALLLCYKLTKERVVATVEQSANVKATDLFLELKNNRPLVVLGLFFMLAFTFMFFMNTVNGFFNQYVVGHSEWMGAVGLVASIPGIVFPIFWPRLKKIFGKKGFFHLFLGMFIVGEFLTYIWSLDGMHDELWLAYIATFIKQWGLTSATGFMWALVPEVIAYGELKSGKRNAAIINAIMGLFFKIGFTIGGAVPLWLLAVYGFNETGVEQHANAIAGINMTAIWIPIVLAFVSMIVIQLYPISDKNITDINRRLDEIRI
- a CDS encoding glycoside hydrolase family 43 protein, producing the protein MSIIQNPILPGFNADPSIIRVEDTYYIANSTFEWFPGVRLHESKDLEHWNLLPSPLSTTALLDMKGNPSSGGIWAPALSYADGKFWLVYTDVKITEGAFKDMTNYLTTATDIRGPWTDPIKLNGVGFDASLFHDDDGGKYLVQQTWDHREYHHPFNGITLTELDPKTLKLKPETARTIYRGTAVALVEGPHLYKLNGYYYLFAAQGGTVFTHQEVVARSKTLDANSFETAPGEVFLTNVDTPDSYIQKQGHGSLVSTPNGEWYYVSLCARPWNHAGESVYDPRGWSTLGRETSIQKVIWDADDWPRIVGGHGGKTFVEGPKDAIYTQSAEDHSQRDEFTSSTLDLNWNTLRVPFNEKMGTTGDGKLTLIGQGSLANTHDLSLIARRWQAFYFDAQVKVKFNPFNYQQMAGLTNYYNDRHWSFVFITWNEINGSVIEVGENNRGKYTSYLKDQAINIPDGTEYVWFRTRVRKESYCYEYSFDGVSFTEIPVKLDAAILSDDYVLQSYGGFFTGAFVGLAVVDYSGYAASAEFYSFDYQELGDSLTANDGYSWEAGESRFN